In Desulfomicrobium apsheronum, a single window of DNA contains:
- the thrS gene encoding threonine--tRNA ligase: MMVQIQGQDVEVQAGQTCADVLRTVLSGKKMKAAVACACDGALLDLARPVPAGTAVMEPIFTDSAQGLTVLRHSAAHVMAEAVKELFPSAKVTIGPDVENGFYYDFDFERPFTPEDLEKIEERMAQSVAANQPFTREEMSAAEAKELFASMGETYKLEIIDDLGADQVSIYRHGNFVDLCRGPHLPSTGFLQAVKLTSVAGAYWRGDSNRPMLQRIYGTAFATPKDLKAHLAMIEEAKKRDHRKLGPQLDLFSFHERGGAGMAYWHPKGGLLRTILEDFVNKEMIRRGYGIVRTPQILKRDLWETSGHYANYRENMYFTEIDEVPYGVKPMNCVAHMLIYNTTQRSYRDLPVRLFEFGVVHRHELSGVLHGLMRVRQFTQDDAHIICRPDQLLDEIKGVMTWIQDLMGVFGFEYSMEISTRPEKSIGSDEDWERATAALMDAMGQMELPYTINEGDGAFYGPKIDVKLRDCLGRQWQCSTIQVDFTLPDRFDLLYVGEDGERHRPVMVHRAIMGSVERFIGILTEHFAGAFPAWLAPVQARILTVTDNHNEFARNCQDALQRAGVRVELDLRNEKLGYKVREAQMEKVPYALVIGDQEVEQACVNVRMLGGNNLGAMPIDAFADLLRQECEKPFKHGGMRYSFSC, encoded by the coding sequence ATTATGGTTCAGATACAAGGTCAGGACGTCGAGGTTCAGGCTGGTCAGACATGCGCGGATGTGTTGCGCACTGTCCTTTCCGGCAAGAAGATGAAGGCAGCGGTGGCCTGCGCTTGCGACGGCGCGCTGCTCGATCTGGCTCGCCCGGTGCCTGCCGGAACCGCCGTCATGGAGCCCATCTTCACGGATTCCGCCCAGGGCCTGACCGTCCTGCGCCACAGCGCGGCCCATGTCATGGCCGAAGCTGTCAAGGAGCTGTTCCCCTCCGCCAAGGTGACCATCGGTCCCGATGTCGAGAACGGCTTCTACTACGATTTCGATTTCGAGCGCCCGTTCACTCCCGAAGATCTGGAAAAGATCGAGGAGCGCATGGCGCAATCCGTGGCCGCGAACCAGCCCTTCACCCGCGAGGAGATGAGCGCTGCCGAGGCCAAGGAGCTTTTTGCCTCCATGGGCGAAACATACAAGCTTGAAATCATCGATGACCTTGGCGCCGATCAGGTGTCCATCTATCGCCACGGCAATTTCGTGGATCTCTGCCGCGGACCGCACCTGCCGTCCACCGGCTTTTTGCAGGCCGTGAAGCTGACCTCCGTTGCCGGAGCTTACTGGCGCGGTGATTCAAACCGTCCCATGCTGCAGCGCATCTACGGGACAGCGTTTGCCACCCCCAAGGATCTCAAAGCCCATCTGGCCATGATCGAAGAGGCCAAGAAGCGCGATCACCGGAAGCTCGGCCCCCAGCTTGACCTGTTCAGCTTCCACGAACGCGGCGGCGCGGGCATGGCCTACTGGCATCCCAAGGGCGGCCTGCTGCGGACCATCCTTGAAGATTTCGTGAACAAGGAAATGATCCGTCGCGGCTACGGCATCGTGCGTACCCCCCAAATTTTGAAGCGCGACCTGTGGGAGACCTCCGGACACTACGCCAACTACCGTGAGAACATGTATTTCACGGAGATCGACGAGGTGCCTTACGGGGTCAAGCCCATGAACTGCGTGGCGCACATGCTCATCTACAACACCACCCAGCGCAGCTATCGCGATCTGCCTGTCCGTCTGTTCGAATTCGGCGTCGTGCATCGGCACGAGCTGTCCGGCGTTCTGCATGGCCTGATGCGCGTGCGTCAGTTCACCCAGGACGACGCGCACATCATCTGCCGTCCGGACCAGCTTCTGGACGAGATCAAGGGCGTCATGACCTGGATTCAGGATCTCATGGGAGTCTTTGGTTTCGAATATTCCATGGAGATCAGCACCCGGCCCGAGAAGTCCATCGGCTCCGACGAAGACTGGGAGCGCGCCACTGCCGCCCTCATGGACGCCATGGGCCAGATGGAGCTTCCGTATACAATCAACGAGGGCGACGGCGCCTTCTACGGTCCCAAGATCGACGTGAAGCTGCGTGACTGCCTTGGCAGGCAGTGGCAGTGTTCGACCATCCAGGTCGATTTCACCTTGCCGGATCGTTTTGACTTGTTATACGTGGGCGAGGATGGTGAGCGGCACCGGCCTGTCATGGTGCATCGCGCCATCATGGGCTCTGTTGAGCGTTTTATCGGCATCCTGACCGAACATTTCGCCGGAGCTTTTCCGGCATGGCTTGCTCCTGTCCAGGCCCGTATCTTGACAGTGACCGACAACCACAACGAATTCGCCCGCAATTGCCAGGACGCGTTGCAGCGGGCGGGAGTGCGTGTGGAACTCGATCTGCGCAACGAGAAGCTGGGATACAAGGTGCGCGAGGCGCAGATGGAAAAGGTTCCATACGCGCTGGTCATAGGGGATCAGGAAGTCGAGCAGGCCTGCGTCAACGTGCGCATGCTGGGCGGCAACAATCTGGGCGCCATGCCCATTGATGCGTTTGCCGACCTTTTGCGGCAGGAATGCGAAAAACCATTTAAACATGGAGGAATGAGATATTCTTTCAGCTGCTAA
- a CDS encoding PP2C family protein-serine/threonine phosphatase — translation MKDTTPCILIVDDEPLNIKLLDIVLKKNGYRTLSCTSGPSARALAAEHAPDLILLDVLMPGEDGYATCELLKQQSLTSEIPIIFISALTDTSSKVRGLEVGGVDFISKPFEKAEVLARVKVHLKLRFTYRALIEAQAQRLAQVQDAQQALLVLPSEMPEAGFAVRFEPVLEAGGDFYDVLHVGGTTFDYVVADVSGHDLGTSYITSALKALLSQNCNLVTSPTESLTMINSVLTRILTGGTHITAGFARLNRERLTLTYVNAGHPAPVLLRAGGGAEIPQPSGDILGVFDSVWFEALELSVQPGDRLFMYTDGLIEGFGDKKMTREEGQARLSAVCEAHRNLPLEQAVNAIHETLAKPGATREDDTILLGLEV, via the coding sequence GTGAAAGACACCACACCCTGCATTCTCATCGTCGATGACGAGCCGCTCAACATCAAGCTTCTTGATATCGTGCTCAAAAAAAACGGATACCGCACCCTTTCCTGCACCAGCGGCCCCTCGGCCAGAGCCCTGGCCGCCGAGCACGCCCCCGATCTCATCCTGCTCGACGTGCTGATGCCTGGCGAAGACGGCTACGCCACGTGCGAACTGCTCAAGCAGCAATCGCTGACCTCCGAAATCCCGATCATTTTCATCTCCGCCCTGACGGACACCTCAAGCAAGGTACGCGGCCTGGAAGTGGGCGGAGTCGATTTCATCTCCAAGCCCTTCGAGAAAGCCGAGGTCCTGGCCAGGGTCAAGGTGCACCTGAAGCTGCGCTTCACCTATCGCGCCCTCATCGAGGCCCAGGCCCAAAGGCTGGCCCAGGTCCAAGACGCGCAGCAAGCCCTGCTGGTCCTGCCCTCCGAGATGCCCGAAGCGGGATTCGCGGTCCGCTTCGAACCGGTCCTTGAGGCGGGCGGAGATTTCTATGACGTGCTGCATGTCGGCGGCACGACCTTCGACTACGTCGTGGCCGATGTCAGCGGACACGACCTCGGCACATCCTACATCACCTCAGCCTTGAAAGCCCTGCTCAGCCAGAACTGCAATCTGGTCACCTCCCCGACGGAGAGCCTGACCATGATCAACAGCGTCCTCACCCGCATCCTGACCGGCGGCACCCACATCACGGCCGGATTCGCCCGTCTGAACCGCGAACGGCTGACCCTGACCTACGTCAACGCGGGTCATCCCGCGCCAGTCCTTCTCAGGGCGGGAGGCGGCGCGGAAATCCCGCAACCTTCCGGAGACATTCTGGGCGTCTTCGATTCCGTCTGGTTCGAAGCGCTGGAGCTTTCGGTGCAACCCGGCGACCGGCTGTTCATGTACACCGACGGCCTCATCGAAGGTTTCGGAGACAAGAAGATGACGCGCGAGGAAGGTCAGGCCCGGCTCAGCGCGGTCTGCGAAGCGCACCGGAATCTGCCCCTGGAGCAGGCCGTGAATGCAATCCACGAGACGCTGGCCAAGCCGGGGGCAACGCGGGAAGATGACACCATCCTCCTTGGCCTGGAGGTCTGA
- a CDS encoding ATP-binding protein: MFELTPLDQGFALEMGTILENVDRCVDQIRIFLEARNASEHLFPLSLLAREALNNAMIHGNNLDRTKTVTFRLLARADGFDLQVMDEGPGFAWDRHMQARSQADDVSGRGHEIFRNYAKAARYNTKGNALTLEYRG, encoded by the coding sequence ATGTTTGAACTGACGCCCCTTGATCAGGGATTCGCCCTAGAAATGGGCACCATCCTTGAAAACGTGGACCGCTGCGTGGACCAGATCCGCATCTTCCTGGAGGCAAGAAACGCAAGCGAGCATCTCTTCCCCCTCTCGCTCCTGGCGCGCGAGGCGCTCAACAACGCCATGATCCACGGCAACAACCTGGATCGCACCAAGACGGTGACGTTTCGGCTGCTGGCCCGCGCAGACGGCTTTGATCTGCAAGTCATGGACGAAGGCCCCGGATTTGCCTGGGACAGGCACATGCAGGCCCGCAGCCAGGCCGACGACGTCAGCGGCCGCGGACACGAGATTTTCCGCAATTATGCCAAGGCAGCCCGCTACAACACCAAGGGCAACGCCCTGACGCTTGAATATCGAGGCTAG
- a CDS encoding secondary thiamine-phosphate synthase enzyme YjbQ: MHSIQITTGTREAMIDITARLEELLQSRETTSGLMTVYTPHTTTGLTINEGADPDVCRDILAHLRTMIPQHAGFRHAEGNSDAHIKATLFGSSVQIIVHEGRLMLGTWQRIFLGEFDGPRTRTLWVRITG, translated from the coding sequence ATGCACTCCATTCAGATCACGACAGGCACCAGAGAGGCAATGATCGACATCACCGCCCGCCTGGAAGAACTGTTGCAAAGCCGGGAGACAACTTCAGGGCTCATGACGGTCTACACACCGCACACGACCACGGGGCTGACCATAAACGAAGGGGCCGACCCCGATGTCTGCCGGGACATCCTGGCCCACCTGCGTACCATGATCCCGCAACATGCAGGCTTTCGCCACGCCGAGGGCAATTCGGACGCGCACATCAAGGCGACGCTCTTCGGATCATCCGTGCAGATCATCGTGCACGAAGGGCGGCTCATGCTCGGCACATGGCAACGCATCTTTCTGGGGGAATTCGACGGACCCAGAACGCGCACGCTCTGGGTCAGGATCACAGGCTGA
- a CDS encoding NAD(P)H-dependent glycerol-3-phosphate dehydrogenase: MKISILGAGSWGTALANVLACKGEEAWLWARRPEIAEDVNERSANSRYLPGLPLSPSLRADTDLGRVLAGAACVVLAVPCQNLALFLREHRDLFPARIGIVCASKGVELGTFRTMGQVVRDELSGLEPRYAVLSGPSFASEVVANMPTAVALSCADAALADLVQGLFSTESFRVYVNNDVTGVELGGAVKNIMAIASGISDGLGFGENARAALITRGLSEMSRLGAAMGARPATFMGLSGMGDLVLTCTGDLSRNRQVGLAIGRGQTLEEVLAGMHNVAEGVKTTQAVHALGVRQGIDLPITGQVHAVLFENKNPAEAVRELMTRPLREE; this comes from the coding sequence GTGAAGATTTCAATACTTGGAGCCGGGAGCTGGGGTACGGCCCTGGCCAATGTGCTGGCCTGCAAGGGCGAGGAAGCCTGGCTTTGGGCCCGGCGGCCGGAGATCGCCGAGGACGTGAACGAGCGCTCCGCCAACAGCCGTTACCTGCCTGGTCTGCCACTTAGCCCGAGCTTGCGGGCGGATACGGATCTGGGCCGGGTGCTGGCCGGGGCCGCCTGCGTCGTGCTTGCCGTACCGTGCCAGAATCTGGCCCTTTTTCTGCGCGAACATCGCGACCTTTTTCCGGCGCGGATCGGGATCGTGTGCGCGAGCAAGGGCGTCGAGCTGGGCACGTTCCGGACCATGGGGCAGGTGGTGCGCGACGAGCTGTCCGGCCTTGAGCCTCGCTACGCCGTGCTTTCGGGGCCGTCCTTTGCCTCGGAGGTGGTGGCGAACATGCCCACGGCCGTAGCTCTGAGCTGCGCCGATGCGGCGCTGGCCGATCTGGTGCAGGGGCTTTTTTCCACGGAGAGCTTTCGCGTCTACGTCAACAATGACGTCACGGGTGTGGAACTGGGCGGGGCGGTCAAGAACATCATGGCCATAGCCTCGGGGATTTCCGATGGCCTGGGGTTTGGAGAGAACGCCCGCGCGGCGCTGATCACCCGCGGACTGTCCGAGATGTCGCGCCTGGGCGCGGCCATGGGCGCACGTCCGGCCACATTCATGGGCCTGTCCGGCATGGGCGACCTGGTCCTGACCTGTACCGGGGATTTGAGCCGCAACCGGCAGGTGGGACTGGCCATCGGCCGGGGGCAGACCCTGGAGGAAGTCCTGGCGGGAATGCACAATGTGGCCGAAGGGGTGAAAACGACCCAGGCCGTGCACGCGCTGGGGGTGAGGCAGGGCATCGATTTGCCCATCACCGGGCAGGTCCACGCCGTCCTTTTCGAGAACAAGAATCCCGCCGAGGCGGTGCGTGAACTCATGACCCGGCCGCTGCGGGAGGAATGA
- a CDS encoding Lrp/AsnC family transcriptional regulator: protein MDFTQSEHDILRIVQDTLPDSATPYADIARQTGSTEEEVLALLKKLKKGGQIRRFGATLRHQQAGYGFNAMVAWYIEEGFDPDEVGRIMATRPEISHCYLRPNCMDWPYDMYTMIHGKSRDDCMQVVQALMEQTGVTQYEMLFSIKELKKTSMEYF from the coding sequence GTGGATTTTACCCAAAGCGAACACGACATACTGCGCATCGTCCAGGATACCCTGCCCGACAGCGCCACGCCCTACGCGGACATTGCCCGTCAGACCGGCAGCACCGAAGAGGAAGTCCTCGCGCTGCTCAAGAAACTCAAAAAAGGCGGCCAGATTCGCCGCTTCGGTGCAACGCTGCGCCATCAGCAGGCGGGCTACGGATTCAACGCCATGGTAGCCTGGTACATCGAGGAAGGGTTCGATCCCGACGAGGTCGGCCGCATCATGGCCACGCGACCAGAAATTTCGCACTGCTACCTGCGTCCGAACTGCATGGACTGGCCCTACGACATGTACACGATGATCCACGGCAAAAGCCGCGACGACTGCATGCAGGTCGTGCAGGCGCTCATGGAGCAGACAGGGGTTACCCAGTACGAAATGCTTTTCAGCATAAAAGAGCTGAAAAAGACATCAATGGAATATTTCTAG
- the hemL gene encoding glutamate-1-semialdehyde 2,1-aminomutase, protein MTISQELFQKAGTLIPGGVNSPVRACKSVHCDPLFVASAGGSKLTTEDGVEFIDYVMSWGPMLLGHNHPEVAAAIAETATRGTSFGAPCRLEVELAQAVVDAVPGIDMVRMVSSGTEATMSALRLARGYTGKNGVIKFHGGYHGHADAFLASAGSGVATQSIPGTPGVPADVVKHTLLAHYNDLDAVRTLFERQGDDIAAVIVEPVAGNMGLVLPKPGFLEGLRELTRKHGALLIFDEVITGFRVSFGGAQAAFGIDPDLTCLGKIIGGGLPVGAYGGKREIMSHIAPSGNVYQAGTLSGNPLAMAAGLATLKALARQDYSALAARTDAFSGELENILRGKGVPVTRNHIASIFTLFFTKTPVVDFPSAQTADSKAFVSFYQQMRAQGIYLAPSGFECAFTSFAHSEQDFERTLEAARKVEF, encoded by the coding sequence ATGACCATATCACAGGAACTTTTCCAGAAGGCTGGAACCCTCATCCCGGGCGGCGTCAACAGCCCCGTGCGGGCCTGCAAGAGCGTGCACTGCGATCCGCTCTTCGTCGCCTCGGCTGGCGGCAGCAAGCTCACGACCGAAGACGGTGTCGAATTCATCGATTACGTCATGTCCTGGGGGCCCATGCTGCTCGGCCACAACCACCCTGAAGTGGCGGCGGCCATCGCCGAGACGGCCACCAGGGGCACAAGTTTCGGCGCGCCCTGCAGGCTTGAGGTCGAGCTGGCCCAGGCCGTGGTAGACGCGGTCCCCGGCATCGACATGGTGCGCATGGTCAGTTCCGGGACCGAGGCGACCATGAGCGCCCTGCGCCTGGCCAGAGGCTACACGGGCAAAAACGGTGTGATAAAATTTCACGGCGGCTATCATGGCCATGCCGACGCATTTCTGGCCAGCGCCGGTTCAGGCGTCGCCACCCAGTCGATTCCCGGCACCCCCGGCGTGCCCGCCGACGTGGTCAAGCACACGCTGCTGGCCCACTATAATGATCTGGACGCCGTGCGGACCCTGTTTGAACGGCAGGGAGACGACATCGCGGCCGTCATCGTCGAACCGGTGGCCGGCAACATGGGCCTGGTCCTGCCGAAGCCCGGATTCCTGGAAGGGCTGCGCGAGTTGACCCGCAAGCATGGGGCATTGCTCATTTTCGATGAAGTCATCACCGGCTTTCGGGTCAGCTTCGGCGGAGCCCAGGCGGCCTTCGGCATCGACCCGGACCTGACGTGCCTGGGCAAGATCATCGGCGGCGGCCTGCCGGTTGGCGCCTATGGCGGAAAACGTGAGATCATGAGCCACATCGCGCCCAGCGGCAACGTCTATCAGGCCGGAACGCTCTCGGGAAATCCCCTGGCCATGGCCGCGGGCCTTGCGACCCTGAAGGCGCTGGCCCGGCAGGATTACTCCGCCCTCGCCGCCCGCACCGATGCGTTCTCCGGGGAACTTGAGAACATTTTGCGCGGCAAGGGCGTGCCCGTGACCCGAAACCACATCGCCTCCATTTTCACACTCTTCTTCACCAAGACTCCGGTCGTCGACTTTCCCTCGGCGCAGACGGCCGACAGCAAGGCTTTCGTGTCTTTTTACCAGCAGATGCGGGCGCAGGGCATTTATCTTGCACCTTCAGGATTCGAGTGCGCCTTCACATCGTTCGCCCACTCCGAGCAGGACTTTGAACGCACCCTGGAGGCGGCCCGGAAGGTTGAGTTCTAG
- a CDS encoding cytochrome c3 family protein: MKKKLLISLICAAFLCMGAVMSVSAADAPGDDYVISAPEGMKAKPKGDKPGTLQKTVPFPHSKHATVECAQCHHTLEADGGAVKKCTTSGCHDSLEFRDKDNAKDIKLVENAFHAQCIDCHKALKKDKKPTGPTACGKCHTN, from the coding sequence ATGAAAAAGAAATTGTTGATCAGCCTGATCTGCGCGGCTTTCCTGTGCATGGGCGCCGTCATGAGCGTCAGCGCTGCCGACGCTCCCGGAGACGACTACGTCATCAGCGCCCCCGAGGGAATGAAGGCAAAACCCAAGGGTGACAAACCCGGGACTCTGCAGAAAACTGTACCCTTCCCCCATTCCAAACACGCCACGGTTGAATGCGCTCAGTGCCATCACACCCTGGAAGCCGACGGCGGCGCGGTCAAGAAGTGCACCACTTCCGGCTGCCACGACTCCCTGGAGTTCCGCGACAAGGACAATGCCAAGGACATCAAGCTGGTGGAAAACGCGTTCCACGCCCAGTGCATCGATTGTCACAAGGCTCTGAAAAAAGACAAGAAGCCCACCGGCCCCACCGCCTGTGGCAAGTGTCACACCAACTAG
- a CDS encoding ubiquinone/menaquinone biosynthesis methyltransferase has translation MNPNEHGKRVSSLFDNIATWYDFLNHFLSLGQDIYWRYRLVRTLRTGSTGAVLDLAAGTLDVSREILRRHPTLRILSMDFSRAMLCSGKKKVVSQPAIFPVQADGRALPLPDGCVDTVTIAFGIRNILPRSEAYSEILRVLAPGGRLCILEFGTGQARIWQGAYNFYLGKVLPRIGRFFSKNPEAYQYLADTILAFPNASALAKELRDAGFDQVGYQALSSGIVYIHVAQKPS, from the coding sequence TTGAACCCGAATGAGCACGGAAAGCGGGTCTCCAGCCTTTTCGACAACATCGCGACCTGGTACGACTTTCTCAATCATTTCCTGAGCCTGGGCCAAGACATCTACTGGCGCTATCGTCTGGTGCGCACGCTGCGGACCGGTTCCACGGGCGCGGTGCTCGACCTTGCGGCCGGAACCCTGGACGTGAGCAGGGAAATTCTGCGCCGTCATCCCACGCTAAGGATCCTGAGCATGGACTTTTCCCGAGCCATGCTCTGCAGCGGCAAGAAAAAGGTCGTGAGCCAGCCGGCCATTTTTCCGGTCCAAGCCGACGGACGCGCCCTGCCCTTGCCCGACGGATGTGTCGACACCGTGACCATCGCCTTCGGCATCCGCAATATCCTGCCCAGAAGCGAGGCCTACAGCGAGATCCTGCGCGTCCTGGCGCCCGGAGGACGGCTGTGCATTCTTGAATTCGGCACGGGACAGGCCAGGATCTGGCAGGGAGCCTACAATTTCTATCTCGGCAAGGTCCTGCCCCGCATTGGACGCTTTTTTTCCAAGAATCCCGAAGCCTACCAATACCTGGCGGACACGATCCTGGCCTTTCCCAACGCCTCGGCTCTGGCCAAAGAGCTCCGGGACGCCGGTTTCGACCAGGTCGGCTATCAGGCCTTGAGCTCGGGAATCGTCTATATCCACGTGGCCCAAAAACCGTCCTGA
- a CDS encoding nucleotide sugar dehydrogenase, which produces MITFEDIASGASEVAVVGLGYVGLPLAVALGDHFKVIGFDISRSRIEELQGGQDSTREVEPERLACARVEYTDDPARLAGAGVIVVAVPTPIDGNRKPDLRPVVGATATVGAHMRKGCIVVYESTVYPGLTEEICVPLLEEKSGLTCGKDFTVGYSPERINPGDKVHTLESIVKVVAGQDKPTAELLDRFYASIVKAGVHRASSIKVAEAAKVIENTQRDLNIALMNELALIFDRMSIDTNEVLEAAGTKWNFLPFRPGLVGGHCIGVDPYYLTFKAESIGFHPQVILAGRRINDGMGKFIAEKTIKAMIDAGCLIKGARVGLLGLTFKENVPDLRNSRVEDIIHELSDYHVDVLVHDPLADTREASEEYGVDLLPLPELRQLDALILAVSHAEFAQLDAARIGAMFKNPACGIVIDVKGFLDRDALSREFKYWRL; this is translated from the coding sequence ATGATCACTTTCGAAGACATCGCATCCGGCGCATCGGAAGTTGCCGTGGTGGGACTGGGCTATGTCGGCCTGCCCCTGGCCGTGGCCCTTGGCGACCACTTCAAGGTCATCGGTTTTGATATTTCCCGCTCTCGCATCGAAGAACTGCAAGGCGGCCAGGATTCCACACGGGAAGTAGAGCCTGAAAGGCTGGCCTGCGCCCGGGTTGAATACACCGACGATCCCGCGCGGCTCGCAGGGGCCGGAGTCATCGTGGTGGCCGTGCCCACGCCCATAGACGGCAACCGCAAGCCGGACCTGCGGCCCGTGGTCGGAGCCACCGCCACAGTGGGCGCGCACATGCGCAAGGGCTGCATCGTCGTCTATGAATCGACGGTCTATCCCGGACTGACGGAAGAAATCTGCGTACCTCTACTGGAAGAAAAATCCGGCCTGACCTGCGGCAAGGATTTCACCGTGGGCTATTCTCCGGAGCGCATCAATCCCGGCGACAAGGTCCACACCCTGGAGAGCATCGTCAAGGTGGTCGCTGGCCAGGATAAGCCCACGGCGGAGCTTCTGGATCGTTTTTACGCGTCCATCGTCAAGGCCGGCGTACACCGCGCTTCGAGCATCAAAGTCGCGGAAGCCGCCAAGGTCATCGAAAACACCCAGCGCGATCTGAACATAGCCCTCATGAACGAACTGGCCCTGATTTTCGACCGCATGAGCATCGACACCAACGAGGTGCTTGAGGCTGCAGGCACCAAATGGAACTTCCTGCCCTTCCGGCCCGGTTTGGTCGGCGGACACTGCATCGGAGTGGACCCCTACTACCTGACCTTCAAAGCCGAATCCATCGGCTTCCACCCGCAGGTCATTCTTGCGGGCAGGCGCATCAACGACGGCATGGGCAAGTTCATCGCCGAGAAGACCATAAAGGCCATGATCGATGCCGGATGCCTGATCAAGGGCGCACGCGTTGGCCTTCTGGGCCTGACCTTCAAGGAAAATGTGCCGGATTTGCGCAACAGCCGGGTGGAGGACATCATCCACGAACTTTCCGACTATCACGTCGATGTCCTGGTGCACGACCCCCTGGCCGACACGCGGGAAGCCAGCGAGGAATACGGGGTGGATCTTCTGCCCTTGCCGGAACTGCGACAGCTTGACGCCCTCATCCTGGCGGTCTCCCACGCCGAGTTCGCACAGCTTGACGCGGCCCGCATCGGGGCCATGTTCAAGAATCCGGCCTGCGGAATCGTCATCGACGTCAAGGGATTTCTGGACCGGGACGCCCTGTCGCGCGAATTCAAATACTGGCGTCTCTAA
- the mqnB gene encoding futalosine hydrolase codes for MILLACATLLECRSALNLPTISPADTFEPVHIRGRDFLPCPVGIGPVAAALSVGALLERHPEVTGVLNLGICGSFDMARASLGSTCIADAEIWPEYGVRHSSPAEEEVFGHRMFADLPLDPANRLDLDPVTQAAAMGMTLHSEWVIGPSLTVAGVSGDPQRAQSLRDLHGGLTENMEGFSLALAARRRGIAFLEIRTVSNPVGARDKRLWNFKLALNALQNILPVLTGDSA; via the coding sequence ATGATTCTCCTGGCCTGCGCAACCCTGCTGGAATGCCGGAGCGCGCTGAACCTGCCGACAATTTCTCCGGCGGATACTTTCGAGCCTGTGCACATCCGGGGCCGCGACTTTCTGCCCTGCCCGGTGGGGATCGGACCGGTGGCCGCTGCCCTCAGCGTGGGGGCCCTGCTTGAGCGCCATCCCGAGGTGACCGGCGTGCTGAATCTGGGCATTTGCGGCAGTTTCGACATGGCCCGCGCGTCCCTGGGCTCGACCTGTATTGCCGACGCCGAAATCTGGCCGGAGTACGGAGTACGTCATTCCTCACCGGCAGAGGAGGAAGTCTTCGGGCATCGGATGTTCGCCGACCTGCCCCTTGATCCTGCCAACCGGCTTGATCTTGATCCGGTCACTCAGGCAGCAGCCATGGGCATGACCCTGCATTCCGAGTGGGTCATCGGCCCGAGCCTGACCGTGGCCGGAGTGAGCGGGGACCCGCAGCGGGCGCAATCGCTCCGCGACCTTCATGGTGGGCTCACGGAAAACATGGAAGGATTCAGCCTCGCGCTGGCGGCACGGCGGCGGGGAATCGCGTTTCTGGAGATCCGCACCGTGTCCAACCCTGTCGGCGCCCGCGACAAGCGCCTTTGGAATTTCAAGCTGGCGCTGAATGCCCTGCAAAACATTCTTCCCGTTCTCACCGGAGACTCGGCATGA